In Liquorilactobacillus nagelii DSM 13675, the following proteins share a genomic window:
- the eno gene encoding phosphopyruvate hydratase, protein MSSITEIYAREVLDSRGNPTVEAEVYTEAGGFGRGIVPSGASTGEHEAVELRDGDKSRFMGKGVTKAVDNVNNIIAKEIVGYEVTDQVAIDKAMIALDGTPNKGKLGANAILSVSIAAARAAADELQIPLYNYLGGFNAHVLPTPMMNVINGGAHSDNKVDFQEFMIMPVGAKTVKEAIRMGSETFHNLKNLLAADGKATSVGDEGGFAPDFANNEEPLEYLIKAIEAAGYKPGKDVAIAVDVAASELWDNETKKYKLHWSTGEEFTTPEFIKYIEGLVNKYPIISVEDPIDENNWDDWAEITKELGKKVQLVGDDFFVTNTQYLKKGIDMGAANAILIKLNQIGTLTETVEAIEMAKEAGYTAIVSHRSGETEDTTIADLVVATNAGQIKTGSMSRTDRIAKYNQLMRIEDQLGKTVAQYKGVQSFYNLSAAAREAIENK, encoded by the coding sequence GTGCTTCAACTGGTGAACATGAAGCTGTAGAATTACGTGATGGCGACAAATCACGTTTTATGGGCAAAGGTGTTACTAAGGCTGTTGACAATGTAAACAACATCATTGCTAAAGAAATTGTTGGTTATGAAGTAACTGACCAAGTTGCAATTGATAAAGCAATGATTGCTCTTGATGGCACACCAAACAAAGGTAAGTTGGGTGCTAATGCTATTTTGTCAGTTTCAATTGCAGCTGCACGTGCTGCTGCTGATGAATTGCAGATTCCGCTTTACAACTATTTAGGTGGTTTCAATGCGCATGTTTTGCCAACACCAATGATGAATGTTATTAATGGTGGTGCTCATTCTGATAACAAGGTAGATTTCCAAGAATTTATGATCATGCCTGTTGGAGCAAAGACTGTTAAAGAAGCAATCCGGATGGGTTCAGAAACCTTCCATAATCTTAAGAATTTATTGGCTGCTGATGGTAAAGCAACTTCTGTTGGTGATGAAGGTGGATTTGCACCTGACTTTGCTAATAATGAAGAACCATTAGAATACTTGATTAAAGCAATCGAAGCAGCTGGTTACAAACCAGGCAAAGACGTTGCTATTGCAGTCGATGTTGCTGCTTCTGAATTATGGGATAATGAAACTAAGAAATATAAACTTCATTGGTCAACAGGTGAAGAATTCACCACACCAGAATTTATCAAATATATCGAAGGTTTGGTTAACAAATATCCAATTATTTCTGTTGAAGATCCAATTGATGAAAACAACTGGGATGATTGGGCTGAGATTACCAAAGAACTTGGTAAGAAAGTTCAATTAGTTGGTGATGATTTCTTTGTAACCAATACTCAATATCTGAAAAAAGGTATCGATATGGGGGCTGCCAACGCCATCTTAATCAAACTTAACCAGATTGGTACTTTAACAGAAACGGTTGAAGCAATCGAAATGGCTAAAGAAGCTGGTTACACAGCAATTGTTTCTCATCGTTCAGGTGAAACTGAAGATACAACAATTGCTGACTTGGTTGTTGCTACTAATGCAGGTCAGATCAAGACTGGCTCAATGAGCCGAACAGATCGTATTGCTAAGTACAACCAATTGATGAGAATTGAAGATCAATTAGGCAAGACAGTTGCTCAGTATAAGGGTGTTCAATCATTCTACAACTTGAGTGCAGCTGCACGTGAAGCAATCGAAAATAAATAA
- the secG gene encoding preprotein translocase subunit SecG, with amino-acid sequence MYNLLLVLLMIVSVLIIIAVMMQPAKNDNASTALSGGAADLFSKQKPRGFEAFMQKVTVVLGILFFALSLTLVFISSH; translated from the coding sequence TTGTATAATCTATTATTAGTACTGTTAATGATCGTTTCAGTACTGATTATTATTGCCGTTATGATGCAACCAGCCAAGAATGATAATGCTTCGACAGCACTTTCGGGAGGAGCGGCAGATTTGTTTAGTAAGCAAAAGCCTCGTGGCTTTGAAGCGTTTATGCAAAAAGTAACCGTAGTTTTGGGTATATTATTCTTTGCACTTTCGCTAACATTGGTTTTTATTTCGTCGCATTGA
- the rnr gene encoding ribonuclease R has protein sequence MDREKIKASLLNILKNSPDQEFTVQELADDLMMKRSEQFKQVVQALAQLEQEKKITLNQNGAFTLARDESMPTVVGEFHATERGFGFVTVDPELPDYFINPTQTMSALNGDQVEVAELRSADKKMGRGPEGKIVAIIQHALTQVVGEFFIDETSEYPKHVLGEVKLKDKKLSRYRFLIGKDGLHPVPGEIILAEITAYPNSHLPGILEGIATKVIGNVNDPGIDILQVVYQHDLPTAFPDDVMEQVAKIPDEVTPAEKVGRVDLTDQDLVTIDSIESKDLDDAVTAWKLPNGHYHLGVHIADVSHYVVPGTPLDREAYQRGTSVYLADRVIPMLPPKLSNGICSLNPQVERLAMSCEMEIDNQGQVIAHRIFPSVIKTTERMTYKAVNNILESHDQKTIERYQKLVPMFQAMAELHKILQKMRHRRGAIEFEDDEAKIILDSQGHPIDIVLRQRGLGEKLVESFMLAANETVAAHFHELKVPFIYRIHETPKPEKMLNFMEILSSIGLQVKGNVHNVKPKMLQDILKEVAGKPEETMVSTMLLRSMQQAKYAADPLGHFGLGAEDYTHFTSPIRRYPDLLVHRLIRFYREKGLETEEKDHLSEKIPEIALHSSQMERRAVDTERDTDAMKKAEYMADHVGDEFEAVVSSVTKFGMFVALPNTVEGLVHINEMHDDFYEFLEKQMALVGRKTKRTYRIGQPIKVKLLSVDVDQKEVNFKIMNPQAAPKTDLLKKYGSINQPQKRSHQHNFQNKNQHRNIKQQRGGFRPFKEKFKKTH, from the coding sequence ATGGACAGAGAAAAAATTAAAGCAAGTTTATTGAATATTTTAAAGAATTCGCCTGATCAGGAATTTACGGTACAAGAATTGGCCGATGATTTGATGATGAAGCGCTCAGAACAATTTAAACAAGTTGTTCAAGCTTTAGCACAACTTGAACAAGAAAAAAAAATAACACTCAATCAAAATGGAGCTTTTACACTTGCTCGCGACGAATCGATGCCAACTGTAGTCGGCGAATTCCATGCAACTGAGCGTGGTTTTGGCTTTGTAACAGTTGACCCAGAGTTACCAGATTACTTTATCAATCCAACTCAAACAATGTCTGCTTTGAATGGTGATCAGGTTGAAGTTGCTGAATTACGTTCGGCTGACAAAAAGATGGGACGGGGACCGGAAGGCAAGATCGTCGCAATAATTCAACATGCCTTGACACAAGTGGTGGGAGAATTTTTTATTGATGAAACTTCTGAATATCCAAAACATGTTTTGGGAGAAGTCAAGCTAAAGGATAAAAAGTTAAGTCGTTATCGCTTTTTAATCGGTAAAGATGGATTACATCCAGTTCCCGGTGAAATTATTTTAGCAGAAATTACGGCTTATCCTAATTCTCATTTACCAGGAATTCTAGAAGGAATTGCAACTAAAGTTATTGGTAATGTAAATGATCCTGGAATTGATATTCTTCAAGTAGTTTATCAACATGATTTGCCAACAGCTTTTCCAGATGATGTAATGGAACAGGTTGCTAAAATTCCTGATGAAGTAACTCCAGCTGAAAAGGTTGGCAGGGTTGACTTAACAGATCAAGACCTAGTAACAATTGATAGTATTGAATCTAAGGATTTGGATGATGCTGTTACTGCGTGGAAGTTGCCAAATGGTCACTATCATTTGGGGGTCCATATTGCAGATGTTTCTCATTACGTTGTTCCAGGAACTCCGCTAGATCGTGAAGCTTATCAGCGTGGAACTTCAGTTTATTTAGCTGATCGAGTAATTCCGATGTTACCACCGAAACTTTCAAATGGAATTTGTTCATTGAACCCGCAGGTCGAGCGATTAGCAATGAGTTGTGAAATGGAAATTGATAATCAAGGTCAAGTAATTGCTCATCGAATCTTTCCAAGTGTTATTAAAACAACTGAAAGAATGACTTACAAAGCAGTTAATAATATTTTAGAGTCACATGATCAGAAGACAATTGAACGTTATCAAAAATTGGTTCCAATGTTTCAAGCGATGGCAGAGTTACACAAAATTTTACAGAAAATGCGACATCGTCGTGGAGCAATTGAATTTGAGGATGATGAGGCAAAAATTATTCTTGATTCTCAAGGACATCCGATTGACATTGTTTTACGTCAACGGGGTCTAGGTGAGAAGTTAGTTGAATCATTTATGCTAGCAGCAAACGAAACTGTCGCAGCACATTTTCATGAGTTGAAAGTACCTTTTATCTATCGAATTCATGAAACACCAAAACCAGAAAAAATGTTAAACTTTATGGAAATTCTATCGAGTATTGGCTTACAGGTTAAGGGAAATGTTCATAATGTTAAACCGAAAATGTTGCAAGATATTTTGAAAGAAGTTGCTGGCAAACCGGAGGAAACGATGGTATCAACAATGTTGTTGCGTTCAATGCAACAGGCTAAATATGCTGCTGATCCATTAGGACATTTTGGTTTAGGAGCAGAAGACTATACACATTTTACTTCTCCAATTAGACGTTATCCAGATTTGTTAGTTCATCGATTAATCAGATTTTATCGAGAAAAGGGACTGGAAACGGAAGAAAAGGATCATTTGTCCGAGAAGATTCCTGAAATTGCTTTGCATAGTTCACAAATGGAACGTCGAGCAGTTGATACTGAACGAGATACCGATGCGATGAAGAAAGCAGAATATATGGCGGATCATGTTGGTGATGAGTTTGAAGCTGTTGTGAGCTCGGTTACTAAATTTGGAATGTTTGTAGCACTACCGAATACTGTTGAAGGACTTGTGCATATTAATGAAATGCATGATGATTTTTATGAGTTCTTAGAAAAGCAAATGGCATTGGTGGGTCGAAAGACCAAGAGAACTTATCGAATTGGTCAACCAATCAAAGTTAAACTTTTGTCGGTTGATGTTGATCAAAAAGAAGTTAATTTCAAAATTATGAATCCTCAGGCAGCACCAAAAACAGATTTATTAAAGAAATATGGTTCAATTAACCAGCCACAAAAGCGTTCACACCAACATAATTTTCAAAATAAAAATCAGCATCGTAATATAAAACAACAGCGCGGTGGTTTTCGACCTTTTAAGGAAAAATTTAAAAAAACACATTAA